A region of the Mycobacterium sp. NBC_00419 genome:
GCTGTCGTCGGGGTCGGTGTGGTTCGAGGGCAAGGACATCTCGAAGGTCAAGGCACATGAGCGGGCCGTCGACGGCCTGGTGCAGGCACCCGAGGGTCGCGGTGTGTTTCCCGGCATGACGGTGCTGGAGAACCTCGAAATGGGTTGCTATGGGCGCAAATTCGGCAGCAAGAGCGAACATGACGAGCGGCTGGACTGGATTCTGGAGACGTTCCCGCGGCTGGCCGAGCGGCGCACCCAGGTCGGCGGCACGCTGTCCGGCGGGGAGCAGCAGATGCTGGCCATCGGCCGGGCTCTGATGGCCCGCCCGCGGGTGCTGCTGCTCGACGAGCCGTCGATGGGTTTGGCGCCGATGATCATCTCGCAGATCTTCAAGATCATCTCCGAGATCAACGCCCAGGGCACCACGGTGCTGCTGGTCGAGCAGAACGCCCAGCAGGCGCTGAGCCGCTCCGACCGTGCCTACATCCTGGAGACCGGTACGGTCACGCGCAGCGGTCCCGCACGAGACCTGTTGGCCGACGACAGTATTCGCGCGGCCTATCTGGGTGTGGCCTAACCGCGCCAGGCCTCACCCATCAGTTCGTTGGCGGGCAGGCCGGGATCCTCGAACTTTCGGGCCTGCTGCGCTCCGGTGACCGGCAGGCCCTCGGCGCTGAGCAGGCCGACCTGCACCAGCACCGAAGCCTGGTCCCAGTAGATGCGTTCGCAGGCGATCTTGTCGCCCTGAAATTGCACGACGACCACCATCGGGACCTCGACGGGGCGGTGAGTGGGCGCGACGCCCGGCAGCATCCAGTCCATCTCGACATCGTGGGTGAAGGCGAAGACGAACTCGTCGACCACCCGCTCGTTGCCGATCGTTCGGGACAACAGCCGAAGAGTGGTGTCGGCGGGCATCTTCGGGATGAAGTGCTTGCTGTAGAACTCGACCATCTCCGCTGTTCCGCGGCCGCCGGTCAGCACGGGGACATGGTTGACGTAGTTGTCCGGCGTCATGGTGGCGACGGTGGCGACGGCGTCGCGTGTTTCGAATTCGAGCTCGGTGTGACGTTCCCACAGCCGGGCCAGCTCGGCATCGGAGATGGGCTCGCTCATGGTTTCTCCTCGCTCAGTCGACAGTGAAGCGCTTGATTCGCGAGGTGGCACCCGACACCAACCGCACATGGCTGCGCGGGACGCCGAGATGCTCGGCGAGCAGACGTGCCGCCGCCTCGGTCGCCTTGCCCTCGATCGCCCGCTCGCGCACATAGATCGTCAGCGTGCCGTCGGCGCCGGGTTCGACCAACGGGCCCTTGCGGCTACCGGGTTTCACGGTGACGACGACGGTCTCGGCCACCCACGGAGCCTACTTGGCGACGACCACCGAGGAGCCGTGGCCGAACAGACCCTGGTTGGCGGTGACGCCGACCGTGGCGCCCTCGACCTGGCGCCCGGTGGCCTGGCCCTTGAGTTGCCAGGTGAGTTCGCAAACCTGGGCGATGGCCTGTGCCGGAATCGCTTCGCCGAAGCTGGCCAGCCCACCGGAGGCATTGACCGGGACCCGGCCACCGATCGTGGTCGCGCCGCTGCGCAACAACTGTTCGGCTT
Encoded here:
- a CDS encoding DUF167 domain-containing protein; the encoded protein is MAETVVVTVKPGSRKGPLVEPGADGTLTIYVRERAIEGKATEAAARLLAEHLGVPRSHVRLVSGATSRIKRFTVD
- a CDS encoding ABC transporter ATP-binding protein, with amino-acid sequence MTSSDDRPVLLEVRDVVVHYGRIEALHGVSLQVRQGELVTLLGSNGAGKTTMMRAISGLRPLSSGSVWFEGKDISKVKAHERAVDGLVQAPEGRGVFPGMTVLENLEMGCYGRKFGSKSEHDERLDWILETFPRLAERRTQVGGTLSGGEQQMLAIGRALMARPRVLLLDEPSMGLAPMIISQIFKIISEINAQGTTVLLVEQNAQQALSRSDRAYILETGTVTRSGPARDLLADDSIRAAYLGVA
- a CDS encoding nuclear transport factor 2 family protein, which codes for MSEPISDAELARLWERHTELEFETRDAVATVATMTPDNYVNHVPVLTGGRGTAEMVEFYSKHFIPKMPADTTLRLLSRTIGNERVVDEFVFAFTHDVEMDWMLPGVAPTHRPVEVPMVVVVQFQGDKIACERIYWDQASVLVQVGLLSAEGLPVTGAQQARKFEDPGLPANELMGEAWRG